A stretch of Catenulispora sp. GP43 DNA encodes these proteins:
- a CDS encoding CHRD domain-containing protein, which yields MRATTSSTRVKGVGAATLAVVAVTGTVIGLGLNGTAKTGTAAASGAPGSGTSMSMSGAPADNGQAVIAEAAGFVQPDTYAFKTVGDNADPTFNQLLGINSQGVIAGYFGSGAAGHPNRGYTVHGNASSFVKEDFPGSVQTQVTGLNDRGVTVGFLSHANNANQVNDNEGWYSLDGRFHQVVFPASSNASPPVEQLLGVNDSDIAVGFYTDAAGNSHGFRYDINRHTFHDVVVSGATSTTAAAIDGRGDVAGFYTGANGNQSGFLLTAAGRLTPLNFPGATMTQALGVNDKGEVVGLYQTGTGDTAQTHGFTWTAKQAYLTVDDPSGVGGTTVNGVNDAGTLVGFYVDAQGDTDGMLATPQKTTTTRHLSLNPMPQGSVTLGTDHSGMLTAQVSAFGFTPGSRHTAEIVVPGRAKPVATLAPLTADATGRIEQTVTTAGAITRLPSGSRFQILLGTGTDALSAQPIAQSRSLPQRPSGDDPMPLQGVDVKSDTRLNGSATLVFDSATRRLTVTVDASGLTPGAHAAHIHLGSCASQGAVQYMLTDLHANARGEVVHQTQTIDNVAAMPAPGTAYLNVHLGDMNSIVANGQPTAAFRPLLCGNI from the coding sequence ATGCGGGCCACCACTTCCAGCACCAGGGTCAAGGGCGTCGGCGCGGCGACCCTCGCCGTCGTCGCCGTCACCGGGACCGTCATCGGTCTGGGCCTGAACGGCACGGCCAAGACCGGCACCGCCGCCGCCTCGGGCGCCCCGGGCTCCGGTACCTCGATGTCGATGTCCGGCGCGCCGGCCGACAACGGGCAGGCCGTCATCGCCGAGGCCGCCGGCTTCGTGCAGCCGGACACCTACGCCTTCAAGACCGTCGGCGACAACGCCGACCCGACCTTCAACCAGCTGCTCGGCATCAACAGCCAGGGTGTCATCGCCGGGTACTTCGGCTCCGGGGCCGCCGGTCACCCGAACCGGGGTTACACCGTCCACGGCAACGCGTCCTCCTTCGTCAAGGAGGACTTCCCCGGCTCGGTGCAGACCCAGGTGACCGGGCTGAACGACCGCGGCGTGACCGTCGGCTTCCTCTCGCACGCGAACAACGCCAACCAGGTCAACGACAACGAGGGCTGGTACTCCCTGGACGGCCGGTTCCACCAGGTCGTCTTCCCGGCTTCCAGCAACGCCTCGCCGCCGGTCGAGCAACTGCTCGGCGTCAACGACTCCGACATCGCAGTGGGCTTCTACACCGACGCGGCCGGCAACAGCCACGGCTTCCGCTACGACATCAACCGCCACACCTTCCACGACGTCGTCGTCTCCGGCGCCACCAGCACCACCGCCGCCGCCATCGACGGCCGCGGCGACGTCGCCGGCTTCTACACCGGCGCCAACGGCAACCAGAGCGGTTTCCTGCTCACCGCCGCCGGCAGGCTGACCCCGCTGAACTTCCCCGGCGCGACCATGACGCAGGCGCTCGGCGTCAACGACAAGGGCGAGGTCGTGGGCCTGTACCAGACCGGCACCGGCGACACCGCGCAGACCCACGGGTTCACCTGGACCGCCAAGCAGGCCTACCTGACCGTCGACGACCCCAGCGGGGTCGGCGGCACCACCGTCAACGGCGTGAACGACGCCGGCACCCTGGTCGGCTTCTACGTCGACGCCCAGGGCGACACCGACGGCATGCTGGCCACGCCGCAGAAGACGACGACCACGCGCCACCTGTCGCTGAACCCGATGCCGCAGGGCTCGGTGACCCTGGGCACCGACCACTCCGGCATGCTGACCGCTCAGGTGTCAGCCTTCGGATTCACCCCGGGCTCCCGGCACACCGCCGAGATCGTCGTCCCCGGCCGCGCCAAGCCGGTCGCCACCCTCGCCCCGCTGACCGCCGACGCCACCGGCCGGATCGAGCAGACCGTGACGACCGCCGGCGCGATCACCCGCCTGCCGTCCGGCAGCCGCTTCCAGATCCTGCTGGGCACCGGTACCGACGCGCTGTCCGCGCAGCCGATCGCCCAGAGCCGGTCCCTGCCGCAGCGGCCCTCCGGCGACGACCCGATGCCGCTGCAGGGCGTGGACGTGAAGTCCGACACCCGGCTGAACGGCAGTGCCACGCTGGTGTTCGACTCCGCCACCCGCCGGCTGACGGTCACCGTGGACGCCTCCGGCCTGACCCCCGGCGCCCACGCCGCGCACATCCACCTGGGCAGCTGCGCCAGCCAGGGCGCAGTGCAGTACATGCTGACGGACCTGCACGCGAACGCACGCGGCGAGGTGGTGCACCAGACGCAGACCATTGACAACGTCGCCGCCATGCCCGCGCCGGGCACCGCCTATCTGAACGTGCACCTCGGCGACATGAACTCGATCGTGGCGAACGGCCAGCCGACCGCGGCCTTCCGTCCGCTGCTGTGCGGGAACATCTGA